Within the Thermococcus sp. CX2 genome, the region GAGGATTTGAACCTCCGACCTCCGGGTTATGAGCCCGGCGGGCACTCCTAGCTGCCCCACCCCGCTGCTCAACCCGTTAGTTAGTGAACCGTGGAGGGTTTATAAATTTTGCGGGGGAGGTATCAAAATAAGAAAACTAAAAAATCACTATGTTACTCAGAAGGTTGCACAACAACCGTAACTTTCAAGTCCTTATCTTGGGACTCGAACCGTACTGGAATGCCCCTTGAATTCACCAATACAGTCCACTCTTTTCCTGAGGGGGACGTGAACCTATACGCAAACAACCTTTCTTTAAGTCCAAGACCCATTAGAATCCTGTCCGTTGTAGATAGTTGCAACTGTATCCTAGATAGACCTGTTGAGTTGAGGACAAGACGCCTGAATGCTATCATCGGAAGATTGTCTTCGAACATAGTAATGGCCTCATCCTTTTCAATACCATAGTACTGACTCCAGAATTCTGTCAAGTCCATTGTCGTTCCATTGTTCAACATGATAGTCCCCTTAATCTCCCCAGTGTTCAAGTTTACTATCACCTGGGCACGTGTCAGAAGGGTTCCATTGACATAGAACTCCTCCATCGCCTTCACTATTTCCTTTCTCATGTCAATGTGTCCTACTGTAATAACTTTACCAATATATGTGAAATCTTTCATAACTTTTCTGACCCCATTCTGCTCAATAACATGTACATAATACTGATTAAACTCGATACTTCTCGTGAAATTGTAAGCAACTAGAGTTCTCGCAGAGGTAACTAGAGTATCCTTGGATGGAGGCTCAACAAGAGCATACGCTGTTCCGAGAACACTTCCAATGAACAACACAATAATGAGTGCTAGTATCTTTTTCATAGGGATCACCCCCTCTACCTCTCGTAAACATTCACATAATGCCAACCTATTTCCAACTCAGAGCGAGGGCCTCCTTCATTATCTCTCGGGTAGGGGTAATAGAAACTTTCTGTAAATCCAGGCTCCGTATAAGTTCTGAATAATCTAAATCCGGCGCTATTAGTTAACTCTGCCGCCGCATAATCTAGAACATACACCCCGAGAACTGGAATAATGATGTACCCCCACCCCGACCCCTGGTACCATGAAGTCGTGTATGTCCCAAGAGTACCTTGCATTGTAAACTTGTAAGTGTACGGCCAGAAACCTATCGTTCTCGTTGCATAAAAGTCAGGCCCGGTATCGTATAGAACCACGTCGTATATAGCCCCCCATGCTCCCACTGGCTTGACTGAGCCTGCGACTATTGCTTCAAAAAAAACTATCCAAACTATTACCATTGCAACTTTTTTTACTGGAGATGTCATGGTAGACACCTCCGATGATGTCACTAAAAATTAGAACTTTTTAGTATAATAATTTTACGGTTAATAAGTGTTGAAAAGAAGAGTTTATAACTCCTCTTTCCCCAGATTCTCTGGTGGTAGAATGTACCTGACCAAAGAGGAAGAACTCATCCTGGCCGGCGAATACGGCTACGCCCTCCAGAAGGCCATGGAGATACTCGTGGCTCTGGGAGAAATCTACGGTGCTGACAGGCTCATTCCAATTAAAAGTGCCCAGGTTGCTGGTGTTTCATACAAAAACATCGGTGACGCTGGAATTGAGTTTCTAAGGGACTTTGCCAACGCTGGGGCAAAGGTGAGCGTCTATACAACTCTAAACCCCGCCGGAATAGGCGACGACGAGTTCATGGAAAAGCAGATGGAAATACTCGAGCTTTACCGCAGGATGGGCATCGAAGTTACGTCCACGTGCACCCCCTACTACGGGGCAAATCTTCCAAAGTTCGGCGATCACTTGGCCTGGAGCGAAAGCTCAGCGGTAAGCTTCGCCAACTCGATTTTAGGTGCGAGGACAAACCGCGAAGGAGGGCCTTCGAGTCTGGCAGCTGCCATAGTCGGCAAAACTCCTAACTACGGCCTGCATCTAGACGAAAACAGGAAAGCAACCGTCATAATCAGCGTTGAGGCAAACGTCAGGACTTTCGTGGACTACGCGGCCTTGGGTTACCACCTTGGAAAAACCCTCGGCAACGATGTGCCATACATCAAAGGCCTGAAGCCCGAGATGACTGAGTATCTCAAAGAGATGGGTGCCGCTATGGCCGCGAGCGGCTCTATAGCTCTATATCATGTGGAAGGTGAGACCCCCGAATATAGAAATGCTATAACTGAGAAGCTCGAAACGATAACCGTCGAGAATTCTGATATCAGAGCCGTTAAGGAGCAGTTCGCCGATGACTGGAGCGAGATCGACATGATTCTGATTGGCTGCCCCCATACTTCCCTAGCGGAAGTTAAGGAAATCGCCGAGCTACTGAGCATGCGCGGGAGACCGCTGAAGATACCGCTCTTCATCACGGCGAGCAGAGCGGTCAAGGCATTGGCAGATTCTCTAGGCTACACTGAGATCATAGAGCGCTACAACGGCAGGATTATTCCCGACATATGCTTCGTAGTCTCACCGATAAAGGGCTGGTACAGAGGAGTGGCCACCAACAGCGGGAAATCAGCCTTCTACTTCCGGTCCTTTGGCTTCAAGGTGAGGCTCGATGATGCGGAGAACCTCATAAAGGAGGCACCGTGAGGTGAGAAAATGAAACTCAAGGGCAGAAAGATAGTCGGTGGCGAGGCTGAGGGGGAACTGATAGTCTCTCAGAAGCCCCTTTCCTTCCTCGGCGGCGTTGACCCCGAGACAGGAATAGTTACTGATGCCGAGAGTGATATAAGGGGCCAGAGCATAGCCGGGAAAATCCTGGCATTTCCACGTGGTAAGGGCTCAACCGTTGGCTCTTACGTTATCTACGCCCTTAAGAAGAACGGAAAGGCACCGAAGGCAATAATCGTCGGTGAGGCCGAGACAATAGTGGCAACAGGAGCTATAATAGCGGGTATTCCTATGGTTGATGGCATAGATGTCTCCAAGCTCAAGAGCGGACAGAGAGTCAGGGTCAAAGCCGACGAGGGACTGGTCGAAGTTGGGGAATAGCCTTTTTAAGGTACTCCTCAATCCATTTTTAGGGAGTGCGGAAAATGCCGAAGGGTATCTACGAATGTATTGACTGTGGCCACAGGGAGGCTCTTGACTCGTCCGAGCCCCTCATTGAAAATGCCTGCCCAAAGTGCGGCGGAGACATGCTCCTCGTTGGATTTCAAGAGGACAAAGAGGGTGTACCGTTTGGAGTTCAGATCGAGAGGCCAATCCTTCCAGAAGACCTCGAAGCAAAGCTGAAAACCTTCTACGAGCTCGAACTAAAGGGGGTAGAGGGAAGTGTCTTCGTTTTTGAGGTTCGTGAGATACATGAGGACAACTTTGAGCGAGTGCTGAGGGAACTGGAAGAATTTGGCTACTGGGGGGCGCTCAA harbors:
- a CDS encoding aconitase X catalytic domain-containing protein, producing the protein MYLTKEEELILAGEYGYALQKAMEILVALGEIYGADRLIPIKSAQVAGVSYKNIGDAGIEFLRDFANAGAKVSVYTTLNPAGIGDDEFMEKQMEILELYRRMGIEVTSTCTPYYGANLPKFGDHLAWSESSAVSFANSILGARTNREGGPSSLAAAIVGKTPNYGLHLDENRKATVIISVEANVRTFVDYAALGYHLGKTLGNDVPYIKGLKPEMTEYLKEMGAAMAASGSIALYHVEGETPEYRNAITEKLETITVENSDIRAVKEQFADDWSEIDMILIGCPHTSLAEVKEIAELLSMRGRPLKIPLFITASRAVKALADSLGYTEIIERYNGRIIPDICFVVSPIKGWYRGVATNSGKSAFYFRSFGFKVRLDDAENLIKEAP
- a CDS encoding DUF126 domain-containing protein, which encodes MKLKGRKIVGGEAEGELIVSQKPLSFLGGVDPETGIVTDAESDIRGQSIAGKILAFPRGKGSTVGSYVIYALKKNGKAPKAIIVGEAETIVATGAIIAGIPMVDGIDVSKLKSGQRVRVKADEGLVEVGE